One Malus domestica chromosome 11, GDT2T_hap1 genomic region harbors:
- the LOC139189541 gene encoding uncharacterized protein gives MALVEVCKQRLQSLRDDDFGDLLHDVEKFCEEHDIIVPNMEDLHFVLGKSRRKAPKITNFHYYRVDLYFQVLDMQLKELNDRFNEVNTELLLCMTCLSPVNNFASFDKAKIVRLAQLYPQDFDRMDLMNLPIQLDNYIHDMKMHSEFSSLRGISDLAKELVKTGRCESYMLVYKLLTLALVLPVATASVERAFSAMKIFAPLPRNPGFATVHQCIVKIHPML, from the exons ATGGCGTTAGTGGAAGTATGCAAGCAAAGACTACAATCCTTGAGAGATGATGACTTTGGGGACTTGCTTCATGATGTAGAAAAGTTTTGTGAGGAGCATGATATTATCGTTCCTAACATGGAGGATTTGCATTTCGTACTTGGAAAATCAAGGCGTAAagctccaaaaatcacaaacttccattactatcgtgtggacctctattttcaagtccttgatATGCAACTAAAGGAGTTGAATGATCGCTTCAATGAGGTAAACACCGAGTTACTTCTTTGTATGACATGTTTGAGTCCGgtgaataattttgcatcttttgacaAAGCAAAAATTGTTCGTTTAGCCCAACTTTATCCTCAAGATTTTGATCGTATGGACCTCATGAATCTTCCAATTCAACTTGACAATTACATTCATGATATGAAGATGCATAGTGAATTTTCATCTTTGAGAGGAATTAGTGATCTTGCAAAAGAGTTAGTGAAGACCGGGAGGTGTGAAAGCTATATGTTAGTGTATAAACTTCTTACATTGGCTTTGGTGTTACCGGTTGCAACCGCTTCGGTGGAGAGagctttttctgctatgaagatt TTCGCCCCTCTCCCGagaaatcctggcttcgccactgttcATCAATGTATAGTCAAGATTCACCCGATGTTATAA
- the LOC103423876 gene encoding uncharacterized protein: protein MVEVLQWSAGVAFAARASLVLPIDVHEQNEAERHHREKQFEEVACDGDEALAEAVKAGDREEEHHDCLRRSGQRTRGQPTPTHRIFVLLAFLVLWRSHMRVRSGGRHSPRWETPLDPALRHSPRARLARKPCYVMERYYKKQYLNPPSNILGSPSPSNILSSPPPPSNIPRSPPSNIPSRSQQSEATELDEILANLPADPTHRRQILDYPTNYREAIRRHYLQVDPCQPRDHIMPRKVSDNRCFIIRWFDKFKWLEYSISKNAAFYRYCYLFKCDFDQMGSTGSDVFTEIGFTNWKKGPENLRVHEGSVGSLHNKAVQQARELMAQKQHIETFVIKQTDETRINYRTLLSASLECTRWLLGQGLPFRGHDESLKSSNRGNYLELMQFLSKHNEQVRKVVFENAPKNLKYTFSDIQKDLVRACAIETVDAITKDMEGAFFSLLVDGARDSSTKEQMAVVLRYVNKKGEAIEKFLDVQHVSSTTSNSFEEAIERLFATTNLSMSKLRGQGYDGASNMKGELNGLKSKILNKYPQAFYIHCFAHQLQLALVFVAKENKDVANFFINASSLVNLIGSLCKRRDAFREKQQEQIHKALNLGNLETGKGLNQEMSLMRPCDTRWNSHYGTIVSIIVMFEAVVEVVEWIKSDRNQDNSVKQLGYSKTYKLLILHFTFS, encoded by the exons ATGGTGGAGGTGCTCCAATGGAGTGCAGGAGTCGCCTTCGCAGCTCGGGCGAGTCTCGTGCTTCCAATAGATGTCCATGAGCAAAATGAGGCAGAACGGCACCACCGAGAGAAACAGTTTGAGGAGGTTGCGTGTGACGGTGATGAGGCCCTTGCGGAGGCCGTCAAGGCCGGGGATCGTGAAGAGGAGCACCATGATTGCCTACGCCGCAGCGGCCAGCGTACCCGAGGACAACCCACTCCAACGCATCGGATCTTTGTGCTGCTCGCTTTTCTAGTTCTG tggcgaagccacatgagggtgaggagtggcggccgccactcccctcgctGGGAAACTCCACTGGACCCAGCTCTTCGCCACTCCCCTCGCGCGCGCCTCGCCAGAAAACCCTG TTACGTAATGGAACGATACTATAAGAAACAATActtaaatcctccttcaaacaTTTTGGGTAGTccttctccttcaaatattctgagtagtcctcctcctccttcaaatattccaagaagtcctccttcaaatattccaagtaGGTCACAACAAAGTGAAGCCACTGAGTTGGATGAAATATTGGCTAATCTTCCTGCAGACCCTACACATAGACGTCAAATACTTGATTATCCAACTAATtatcgtgaagcaattcgtagaCACTATCTTCAAGTTGATCCTTGTCAACCTAGAGACCACATCATGCCAAGAAAGGTTAGCGACAATCGATGTTTTATCATTCGTTGGTTTGATAAGTTTAAgtggttggagtatagtataTCCAAAAATGCTGCATTTTACCGTTATTGTTATCTTTTCAAATGTGATTTTGATCAAATGGGTAGCACTGGAAGTGATGTCTTCACTGAGATAGGGTTTACAAATTGGAAGAAAGGACCCGAAAATCTTCGAGTCCATGAAGGAAGTGTTGGAAGTCTTCATAATAAAGCTGTACAACAAGCTAGAGAATTGATGGCACAAAAACAACACATTGAAACATTTGTGATTAAGCAAACCGATGAAACTCGTATTAATTATCGTACTTTATTGAGTGCCTCACTTGAGTGCACAAGATGGTTGTTGGGACAAGGTTTGCCTTTTCGTGGCCACGATGAATCGTTGAAATCAAGCAATAGGGGCAATTATTTGGAGCTTATGCAATTTCTTTCCAAGCATAATGAACAAGTTAGGAAGGTTGTGTTTGAGAATGCTCCCAAGAATCTTAAGTATACTTTTTCCGATATTCAAAAAGATCTTGTCCGTGCTTGTGCCATTGAAACTGTAGATGCAATCACTAAAGATATGGAAGgtgcatttttttctcttttggttgatgGAGCACGTGATTCTTCAACTAAAGAGCAAATGGCGGTGGTATTGCGTTATGTGAACAAAAAAGGAGAAGCAATTGAAAAGTTTTTGGATGTTCAACATGTCTCCTCTACAACTAGTAACTCATTTGAAGAGGCCATTGAGAGATTGTTTGCTACAACAAATTTGAGTATGTCCAAGTTACGAGGACAAGGCTATGATGGAGCTAGCAATATGAAAGGTGAGTTAAATGGTCTTAAATCAAAGATTTTGAACAAATACCCTCAAGCATTTTATATTCATTGTTTTGCACACCAACTCCAACTAGCTCTTGTATTCGTGGCAAAGGAAAATAAGGATGTTgccaatttcttcatcaatgctAGTAGTTTGGTGAATCTTATTGGATCATTGTGTAAGCGTCGTGATGCATTTAGAGAAaaacaacaagaacaaattcATAAAGCTCTTAATCTTGGTAATCTTGAAACGGGTAAAGGGTTAAATCAAGAAATGAGTCTCATGCGTCCATGCGATACACGGTGGAACTCGCATTATGGTACTATAGTTAGTATTATTGTTATGTTTGAAGCCGTGGTGGAGGTGGTTGAATGGATTAAAAGTGATCGCAACCAAGATAACTCGGTGAAGCAACTAGGTTATTCAAAGACATACAAACTTTTGATTTTACATTTCACCTTTTCTTGA